In a genomic window of Jeotgalibacillus aurantiacus:
- a CDS encoding sensor domain-containing diguanylate cyclase: MMETLKPFMDRFKAGIFEILSNSMAGQTSIRNWYRQLTALLIQEFDIEKTFYLYKNDRQLYVFNESEKIRLADSLDILNNIQNEPFTKAGPGLHYLEKGDILIPCYDGDVLMGIVGLRPVTGAKWVQDDKLLTIMACDITVLYQNVRKMIATSTERKRYHELFKVTEAFNSIMDVNEILGKIINSLKSTFPQHSFTLLLSDEYDKQTDLPIEYLDYQTENPAIMHAFVSSELSYDDQGSPAALYSPLKGKQGVYGLLKTVKKSQVPFKDHEQEFIKVLSSTAGNALENAKLYQQSRRLIEDLSLINDLSHQLNSNLNMTEMMNYLHKQLRTCLKPSEIGFVLTGQEELKVLDGSCDFFYEPESHEYLLNLKSQFEDGAEAVYTADYQGSLSKHPIYRSVMAVPMVHLKELKGFCVVLHQQPYSFSFDMFKLFKSIIHHSALALINSMLRAEMQEMINRDHLTKLYSRHYLDKFVERSIEKDECGVFVLIDIDNFKKVNDTHGHQVGDQVIIQLARLLSSFESDSSISARWGGEELALYFSNLTLEEGIELTDSIRMSAPQHTDPAITISCGVAGWKAGQGFSMINLVKRADIALYESKNTGKNKVSYASGDAVRIY; this comes from the coding sequence ATGATGGAAACGCTGAAGCCGTTTATGGACCGATTTAAAGCGGGAATCTTTGAGATTCTGTCAAATTCAATGGCCGGACAAACATCTATACGAAATTGGTACCGTCAGCTGACGGCTTTGCTGATCCAGGAATTCGACATAGAGAAAACCTTTTACTTATATAAAAATGATCGTCAATTGTATGTTTTTAATGAATCAGAAAAAATCAGGTTGGCAGACAGTCTCGATATTTTGAATAATATACAAAATGAACCTTTTACGAAGGCAGGTCCCGGGCTTCATTATTTGGAAAAGGGGGATATTTTAATTCCCTGTTACGATGGGGACGTTTTAATGGGAATTGTCGGACTGAGACCTGTGACTGGTGCAAAGTGGGTGCAGGACGACAAACTGTTGACGATAATGGCGTGCGATATAACTGTGCTTTATCAGAACGTCAGAAAGATGATTGCCACTTCAACGGAAAGAAAAAGATATCATGAATTATTTAAAGTAACAGAAGCCTTTAACTCCATTATGGATGTAAACGAAATACTGGGTAAAATTATCAATTCATTAAAATCAACTTTTCCACAGCACTCTTTTACGCTCCTTCTATCTGATGAATATGATAAGCAGACGGATCTGCCAATTGAATACCTCGATTATCAGACAGAAAATCCTGCCATCATGCATGCATTTGTATCCTCTGAATTGTCCTATGATGATCAGGGATCACCGGCAGCTTTGTATTCCCCTTTAAAGGGAAAACAGGGAGTGTACGGGCTGCTCAAAACGGTCAAGAAATCACAGGTGCCTTTTAAGGACCACGAGCAGGAATTTATAAAAGTGTTATCATCAACCGCGGGGAATGCACTTGAAAATGCCAAGCTTTATCAGCAATCGAGGAGGCTGATTGAAGATCTGAGCCTGATCAATGATCTGTCTCATCAGCTGAACTCAAATCTAAATATGACAGAAATGATGAATTACCTTCATAAACAACTCAGAACGTGTTTAAAACCTTCCGAAATCGGCTTTGTTTTAACCGGTCAGGAAGAATTGAAGGTGCTGGATGGCAGCTGTGACTTCTTTTATGAACCGGAAAGCCATGAATATTTACTCAATCTGAAAAGTCAGTTTGAGGACGGTGCAGAAGCAGTCTATACGGCTGATTATCAGGGCTCTTTATCAAAACATCCCATTTACCGTTCTGTCATGGCCGTCCCGATGGTTCATTTGAAAGAGTTAAAAGGGTTTTGTGTTGTTCTCCATCAACAGCCGTATTCTTTCTCTTTTGATATGTTTAAACTGTTTAAATCCATTATTCATCATTCCGCTCTGGCACTCATCAATTCAATGTTACGGGCTGAAATGCAGGAAATGATCAACAGAGATCATCTGACAAAACTTTACTCCCGCCATTATCTGGATAAGTTTGTTGAACGTTCAATAGAAAAAGACGAGTGCGGGGTATTTGTTCTGATTGATATTGATAACTTTAAAAAAGTAAACGATACACACGGACACCAGGTAGGAGATCAGGTCATCATTCAGCTTGCCAGACTGTTATCCAGTTTTGAAAGTGATTCCTCTATTAGTGCCCGTTGGGGTGGGGAAGAGTTGGCCCTGTATTTCAGTAACCTTACACTGGAAGAGGGAATTGAACTGACAGACTCCATCCGAATGAGTGCGCCTCAGCATACCGATCCGGCAATCACCATTTCCTGCGGCGTTGCCGGTTGGAAAGCAGGTCAGGGATTCTCGATGATTAATCTGGTTAAAAGAGCAGATATTGCACTTTATGAATCAAAAAACACAGGTAAAAATAAAGTGTCATATGCCTCCGGGGATGCAGTGAGGATCTATTGA
- the megL gene encoding methionine gamma-lyase, whose protein sequence is MERNKKRFETEVVHTGYDSSHYQGSLTPPLFQTSTFTFENAAQGEKRFAGQEEGYIYSRLGNPTVKVLEDRIMTLEHGEGALAFGSGMAAVSAVLFHLLKSGDHVVCSRGVYGCTFGLLEMMEKKFSITHEYADMSSEELLRQAITENTACIYVETPINPTMECIDLKMVCQVAMELEIPVVVDNTFSSPYLQNPIKLGADFVLHSATKYICGHGDVVGGLLVGKSAEEMQEIRMTTQKDIGGIMSPFDAWLLIRGIKTLAVRMDRHCDNAEKIASYLKAHSMVKAIHYPGDADHPSFRMAKDQMKRPGGILSFEINGTKEMAQAFMDELNMIKIAVSLGDAETLIQHPSTMTHSVVPPEVRAKMGITDSLLRLSVGLESWEDICEDLEQAFKKVEKRAVQMQ, encoded by the coding sequence ATGGAGAGGAACAAAAAGCGGTTTGAGACAGAGGTTGTTCATACAGGGTATGATTCATCCCATTACCAGGGATCACTTACACCTCCGCTTTTTCAAACATCTACATTTACATTTGAGAACGCTGCGCAGGGAGAAAAGCGTTTTGCGGGTCAAGAAGAAGGATATATTTATTCCCGCCTTGGCAATCCGACTGTGAAGGTGCTCGAAGATAGAATCATGACACTTGAGCACGGTGAAGGAGCGCTTGCGTTCGGGTCAGGAATGGCTGCTGTTTCAGCTGTGCTGTTCCACTTGCTGAAAAGCGGGGACCATGTAGTCTGTTCAAGAGGGGTATACGGCTGTACGTTTGGACTGCTGGAAATGATGGAGAAGAAATTTTCGATTACACATGAATATGCAGATATGTCATCTGAGGAATTACTCCGACAGGCGATTACTGAGAATACAGCCTGCATTTATGTGGAAACGCCAATCAACCCGACGATGGAGTGTATCGATTTGAAAATGGTCTGTCAGGTGGCAATGGAGCTCGAGATCCCGGTGGTTGTCGATAATACGTTCAGTTCGCCTTATCTTCAGAATCCGATCAAACTTGGCGCGGATTTTGTCCTGCATAGCGCCACGAAATACATCTGCGGTCACGGCGATGTTGTTGGCGGTCTGCTCGTTGGTAAATCTGCTGAAGAGATGCAGGAGATCAGAATGACAACTCAGAAGGATATCGGCGGCATTATGTCCCCGTTTGATGCCTGGCTGCTGATCAGAGGAATCAAAACGCTTGCTGTCAGAATGGATCGTCACTGTGATAATGCAGAAAAAATTGCTTCTTACCTGAAGGCTCACTCAATGGTGAAGGCAATCCATTATCCTGGTGACGCTGACCATCCATCATTCAGAATGGCAAAAGATCAAATGAAACGTCCAGGCGGCATTTTGTCATTCGAAATCAATGGCACAAAAGAAATGGCTCAGGCTTTTATGGATGAACTAAACATGATCAAGATCGCAGTCAGTCTCGGGGATGCCGAAACACTGATTCAGCACCCATCTACCATGACTCACTCAGTTGTTCCGCCCGAAGTCAGGGCGAAAATGGGTATTACAGATTCTCTGCTCAGACTCTCAGTCGGCCTGGAATCATGGGAAGATATATGCGAAGACTTAGAACAGGCCTTTAAGAAAGTAGAAAAGAGAGCTGTGCAGATGCAATAA
- a CDS encoding GAF domain-containing protein, with protein MFTVEMYKGTKEEQYGLLHKQLKALLEGEDNAIANLSNASALLNQFLDQTNWVGFYLRENDGLVLGPFQGLPACVRIPFGKGVCGTAAAENRTLRVEDVHAFPGHIACDAASQSEIVVPIVKDGEVVGVLDIDSPIKKRFDETDQQELEKFVEILQEFI; from the coding sequence ATGTTTACTGTCGAAATGTATAAAGGAACAAAAGAGGAGCAGTACGGACTGCTTCATAAACAATTGAAAGCACTGCTTGAAGGAGAAGATAATGCCATTGCTAATTTAAGCAATGCTTCCGCCCTTCTCAATCAGTTTCTTGATCAGACAAACTGGGTCGGATTTTATCTGCGTGAAAACGACGGGCTCGTTCTCGGACCATTTCAGGGACTTCCAGCCTGCGTAAGAATCCCATTCGGTAAAGGGGTTTGCGGGACCGCAGCAGCTGAAAACCGCACGCTCCGTGTCGAGGATGTTCATGCATTCCCCGGACATATCGCATGCGATGCTGCCTCACAATCTGAAATTGTTGTGCCGATTGTTAAAGATGGGGAAGTTGTAGGGGTACTCGATATCGACAGCCCGATCAAAAAACGCTTTGATGAAACGGACCAGCAGGAGCTTGAGAAGTTTGTAGAGATTTTGCAGGAGTTTATCTAA
- the refZ gene encoding forespore capture DNA-binding protein RefZ, whose translation MAVLQRETKSEVMTAAVDLFYTKGFHATSVREISAAAGVNVATVSYYFSGKKGLLEECLIAFFEPYLAVLEGSLELRGEKSFVMAAARRAVLFQQQHHRFARFAWREITMDNQLIREMTASYLRKEQYLWKMMMAEDIERGISFKLPPSFFLIQLSSMITAPFLQGQSVRELWNVHTSETYFSERYMDAMDKWFMSVTSCYGLSAIS comes from the coding sequence ATGGCAGTGCTTCAACGGGAAACTAAGTCAGAGGTCATGACCGCAGCAGTAGACTTGTTTTATACGAAAGGTTTTCATGCCACCAGTGTCAGGGAAATTTCAGCCGCCGCAGGAGTCAATGTTGCTACCGTCTCTTACTATTTTTCAGGAAAAAAAGGTCTCCTGGAAGAATGCCTGATTGCCTTTTTTGAACCTTATTTGGCTGTTCTCGAGGGGTCATTGGAGTTGAGGGGAGAGAAGTCATTTGTCATGGCAGCTGCGAGGAGAGCCGTTTTGTTTCAGCAGCAGCATCACCGTTTTGCCAGGTTTGCCTGGAGAGAGATCACGATGGATAATCAGCTGATCCGGGAGATGACCGCAAGTTATTTAAGGAAAGAACAGTACTTATGGAAGATGATGATGGCTGAGGATATTGAAAGGGGGATCAGCTTTAAACTTCCCCCTTCCTTTTTTCTGATTCAGCTGTCCTCAATGATTACCGCCCCCTTTTTACAGGGACAGTCTGTGCGTGAGCTTTGGAATGTCCATACCTCAGAGACATACTTTTCTGAAAGATATATGGACGCAATGGATAAATGGTTTATGAGTGTGACATCCTGTTACGGTTTAAGCGCAATCAGCTGA
- the hisJ gene encoding histidinol-phosphatase HisJ has translation MPFRDGHIHSPYCPHGSRDSFYQYIERAITLGYKEISFMEHAPLPKGFTDPVPDQDSGMNPDDLEKYLSELSDLKKQYKRDLIIHTGLEVDFIEGFEAQTTDFLNRYGHELDDSILSVHFLKNEDGYVCMDFDPDAFKTLIDTHGTIDHVHSLYYKTVLSSIEANLGQYKPQRIGHITLANKFRKLYPPESSHEHEINLILQAIKKNNLELDYNGAGTVKPYCLEVYPPAPVALKAKELGIPLIYGSDAHTASGLHQGADQLIALKP, from the coding sequence ATGCCTTTTAGAGATGGCCACATTCATTCCCCGTACTGTCCTCACGGATCACGGGATTCGTTTTACCAATATATTGAGCGTGCGATTACACTTGGATATAAGGAGATCTCATTTATGGAACATGCTCCGCTGCCGAAAGGATTTACAGATCCCGTTCCGGATCAGGACAGCGGGATGAATCCGGATGATCTGGAAAAATATTTAAGTGAACTGTCGGATCTAAAAAAACAATATAAAAGAGACCTGATCATTCATACAGGTCTCGAAGTGGATTTTATTGAAGGATTCGAAGCACAAACAACGGACTTTTTAAACCGTTATGGTCATGAGCTGGACGATTCCATTCTTTCTGTTCATTTTTTAAAAAATGAAGACGGCTACGTGTGTATGGATTTTGATCCAGATGCATTTAAAACATTAATCGACACGCATGGGACGATCGATCACGTTCATTCACTCTATTATAAAACAGTATTATCTTCTATCGAGGCAAATTTGGGGCAGTATAAGCCTCAAAGAATCGGGCATATCACGCTGGCCAATAAATTCCGGAAACTTTATCCCCCTGAATCAAGTCATGAGCACGAAATCAACCTGATCCTGCAGGCGATAAAAAAGAACAATCTTGAGCTGGACTATAACGGGGCCGGTACCGTTAAACCTTATTGCCTGGAAGTATACCCGCCGGCACCTGTTGCGTTGAAAGCCAAAGAACTTGGCATCCCATTAATCTACGGATCTGATGCCCACACAGCATCCGGCCTGCATCAGGGTGCAGATCAGCTGATTGCGCTTAAACCGTAA
- a CDS encoding septation ring formation regulator EzrA: protein MEYIIGSVLLAVILIGTAFFWRKKQYKEVDVLEEQKLDIQHRPVLEEMTKVKQLNMNGQTEELFEKWRDSWTYIVDEKLTEVDSLLFDAEEHIDKFRFNKSKKVREAIEEELKTAEEQMNVILQELEDLMGSDEKNREEMEYIQQVFRESRSTLMAERHSFGKSAEALERKIYAVEPKLDEYQSLTGEGNYLQARELVLALVQEINDIQSIIERLPSLNDEVQYSLPSQRSELKDGFNEMSDKGFPLSHLGFEKADPELESQIGLAQKHLLRLELDEADDIRQSVQDALDQFYDQLEDEVEARSKLNDKLAPLSEKLTETVKRNEELTREVDYVRQGYQLDQTNLDLPKDHEKQLERITKEFHLMSDRRKEGETAFTILAVEAERLETELAEIEEQQKNSSSQLQKLRSDEITVRELQDNCFKKLKELVKLVSQKNLPKIPDYWHMELKEVNDQLEQIDRLLAERPMNMKLISQHSSSAERMTEAFEESTFDMMNAAESAERVIQYGNRYRSKNEVVFIGLNEAEMLFRRGQYQDALEQAAETIEKVEPGALKKIDDLKEQHV from the coding sequence ATGGAGTACATAATTGGATCCGTCCTATTAGCGGTAATTTTAATCGGTACAGCCTTTTTTTGGCGCAAAAAGCAATATAAAGAGGTCGATGTTCTTGAAGAACAGAAGCTTGATATTCAGCATCGTCCCGTACTTGAGGAAATGACCAAAGTCAAACAGTTGAATATGAACGGACAGACAGAAGAACTGTTTGAAAAATGGAGAGATTCCTGGACGTATATCGTGGATGAAAAGCTTACCGAGGTTGATTCCCTGCTGTTTGATGCGGAGGAACATATTGATAAATTCCGTTTTAATAAATCAAAAAAAGTTCGTGAAGCGATTGAAGAAGAGCTGAAAACGGCAGAGGAACAGATGAATGTGATTCTTCAGGAGCTTGAGGATTTAATGGGCAGTGATGAGAAGAACCGAGAGGAAATGGAATACATTCAGCAGGTGTTCAGGGAATCGCGTTCCACACTGATGGCAGAGCGCCACTCATTCGGTAAATCTGCTGAAGCACTGGAACGGAAAATCTACGCAGTGGAACCGAAGCTTGACGAGTATCAGTCTCTCACGGGAGAAGGGAACTATCTTCAGGCAAGAGAGCTTGTATTGGCGCTGGTACAGGAAATCAATGATATTCAGTCTATTATTGAACGTTTGCCATCTTTGAATGATGAAGTGCAGTATTCGCTTCCTTCCCAGCGTTCAGAGCTGAAGGATGGCTTTAACGAAATGTCGGATAAGGGATTTCCTTTGTCCCATCTCGGGTTTGAAAAGGCCGATCCGGAGCTGGAATCACAAATTGGACTGGCTCAAAAACATCTGCTTCGTCTTGAACTGGATGAGGCTGATGACATTCGTCAGTCCGTTCAGGACGCTTTAGATCAATTTTATGATCAGCTTGAGGACGAAGTGGAAGCGAGATCAAAGCTGAATGATAAGTTAGCGCCATTGTCTGAAAAGCTGACAGAGACTGTCAAACGCAATGAAGAATTGACGAGGGAAGTCGACTATGTCCGTCAGGGATATCAACTGGATCAGACGAATCTTGATCTCCCGAAGGACCATGAAAAACAGCTTGAGCGAATAACAAAAGAGTTTCATTTAATGTCAGATCGCCGTAAAGAGGGGGAAACCGCTTTTACGATTCTGGCCGTTGAGGCTGAAAGGCTTGAAACAGAACTTGCTGAAATTGAAGAGCAGCAAAAGAATTCATCAAGCCAGCTTCAAAAGCTGAGAAGTGATGAAATTACGGTTCGTGAGCTTCAGGACAACTGCTTTAAAAAGCTGAAAGAACTTGTTAAGCTGGTATCTCAAAAAAACCTTCCGAAAATACCGGATTACTGGCATATGGAGCTGAAGGAAGTGAATGATCAGCTTGAACAGATTGACCGTCTGCTGGCTGAACGTCCGATGAATATGAAGCTGATCAGTCAGCATTCTTCCTCAGCAGAGCGTATGACAGAAGCGTTTGAAGAAAGTACGTTTGATATGATGAATGCCGCAGAATCTGCTGAACGGGTTATCCAGTACGGAAACCGTTACAGAAGTAAAAATGAAGTTGTTTTTATCGGATTAAATGAGGCGGAGATGTTGTTCAGAAGAGGTCAGTATCAGGATGCGCTGGAGCAGGCTGCAGAAACGATTGAAAAAGTGGAGCCGGGCGCATTAAAGAAAATTGATGATTTAAAAGAACAGCACGTTTAA
- the brnQ gene encoding branched-chain amino acid transport system II carrier protein, which yields MTGSKITFGSVLTIGLMLFALFLGAGNMIFPPLLGQQAGDQSWVAIAGFLITGVGLPLLGVIAIAKSGGSPQILASRVHPIFGIIFTITLYLAIGPFFGIPRTATVSYEIGILPFLPESMGGGWTLMLSSFVFFAITAYLALNPTKLVDRIGKYLTPALVVILTVLVAGAFFTPMGEGGEAVAAYESSPFFAGFLEGYLTLDAIAALVFALVVISAVKDRGITDQRLVVRVTILAGVIAATGLALVYIALSHLGATSIDAIGTQENGGAILSASAAYLYGSSGAVILGLAITAACLTTSIGLVASVSTYFSKIVPNIPYKGFVFIFSGFSMIVANIGLTQLIAVSVPVLVMIYPVAIVLMVLAFLHNIINGYRAVYVGAIIPTGIIGIADGLAAAGFAGNPLSSMLSFLPLMEQTVGWMIPAVTGGIIGYLIAVSFSHTKRTAASLKNS from the coding sequence ATGACTGGTAGCAAAATAACTTTTGGTAGCGTTCTCACAATTGGACTGATGCTGTTTGCACTTTTCCTTGGCGCAGGCAACATGATTTTTCCACCCCTGCTCGGTCAGCAGGCTGGTGACCAAAGCTGGGTTGCCATTGCCGGCTTCTTAATTACCGGTGTGGGTCTTCCGTTACTTGGTGTCATCGCGATTGCAAAATCCGGAGGCAGTCCTCAGATTCTGGCAAGTCGTGTACACCCAATTTTCGGAATAATCTTTACAATCACATTGTATTTAGCAATCGGTCCTTTTTTTGGGATACCACGAACCGCAACTGTCTCTTATGAAATCGGAATTTTGCCATTTTTACCTGAATCAATGGGTGGCGGCTGGACATTAATGCTGTCTTCTTTTGTGTTCTTCGCCATCACAGCTTATCTGGCATTAAATCCAACAAAACTTGTTGATCGGATCGGCAAATACTTAACACCCGCACTCGTTGTGATTTTAACAGTGTTAGTAGCCGGCGCATTTTTCACGCCAATGGGTGAGGGCGGAGAAGCAGTTGCCGCTTACGAATCCTCACCATTTTTCGCAGGGTTTCTCGAAGGCTATCTGACGCTGGACGCCATCGCGGCACTTGTTTTTGCACTGGTGGTCATTTCAGCAGTCAAAGACCGGGGAATTACGGATCAGCGCCTTGTAGTCAGAGTGACCATTCTTGCAGGTGTCATCGCTGCAACAGGACTTGCATTGGTTTATATTGCACTTAGTCACCTCGGGGCTACAAGCATCGATGCAATAGGTACTCAGGAGAACGGAGGGGCGATTCTTTCAGCTTCTGCTGCCTATTTATACGGATCAAGCGGCGCCGTTATTTTAGGTCTGGCGATTACCGCAGCCTGTTTGACAACATCCATTGGACTCGTTGCATCGGTATCAACTTATTTCTCAAAAATTGTACCGAACATTCCTTATAAAGGCTTCGTCTTTATTTTTTCAGGATTCAGTATGATTGTCGCAAACATCGGCTTAACACAACTGATTGCTGTATCGGTACCGGTACTCGTGATGATTTATCCGGTTGCCATTGTGTTAATGGTGCTGGCGTTTCTTCATAACATCATTAACGGTTATCGCGCAGTATACGTTGGTGCAATCATTCCAACCGGAATAATTGGAATCGCTGATGGCCTTGCTGCTGCAGGATTTGCAGGGAATCCACTCAGCTCGATGCTGTCATTCCTTCCATTGATGGAGCAGACAGTCGGCTGGATGATTCCAGCAGTAACCGGAGGAATCATCGGATACTTGATCGCTGTTTCATTCAGTCACACAAAAAGAACAGCGGCAAGCTTGAAGAATTCCTGA
- a CDS encoding cysteine desulfurase family protein, translating to MLYLDNSATTKPDPAVLESYIKVTEQYYGNPSSLHGMGETAAQLVEMARKSAALYLNGSGKVIFTSGGTESNNLAIKGFAQSLRSRGNHLITTNIEHPSVLEVFRHLEKEGFAVTYLPVDERGVISIDQLRSALKKETILVSIMHVNNEIGSVQPIEEAGRVIKNHSRAMFHVDAVQSFGKLPIDPDKAGIDALSLSAHKFHGLKGTGLLYLNTDQQVVSQMLGGSQEFGLRSGTVHTAGAVALAKAMRLASEQLEEHRKHLIEGRDLLRNFFETREEAEVVSANDQAPHILAVSVPLLKGEVVVHALEKMGVYLSTSSACSSRITKKSHVLKALGLSDDVIKGAFRISLSPDVSLNDLEEFKKIWEEVIPPLLEGVKRNER from the coding sequence ATGCTTTATCTTGATAATAGTGCAACAACGAAACCGGATCCGGCTGTGCTGGAATCTTATATAAAAGTAACCGAACAATATTATGGGAATCCTTCTTCTCTTCATGGTATGGGAGAAACAGCTGCTCAGCTGGTTGAAATGGCGAGAAAATCTGCTGCTTTGTATTTAAACGGAAGTGGAAAAGTCATTTTCACTTCAGGTGGGACGGAAAGCAATAACCTGGCGATAAAGGGTTTTGCCCAGTCTTTACGTTCGCGTGGAAATCATCTCATTACAACGAATATTGAGCACCCATCTGTCCTCGAAGTGTTTCGTCATTTAGAAAAGGAAGGTTTCGCCGTGACGTATTTGCCGGTTGATGAGAGAGGCGTTATTTCGATTGATCAGTTAAGGTCTGCGCTGAAAAAAGAAACCATTCTTGTCTCAATCATGCATGTGAATAACGAAATTGGTTCTGTTCAGCCGATTGAAGAAGCGGGTAGAGTGATTAAAAACCATTCCAGAGCAATGTTTCACGTAGATGCCGTCCAGTCATTCGGAAAGCTTCCGATAGATCCTGACAAAGCAGGCATCGATGCATTATCACTGTCAGCTCACAAATTCCATGGACTTAAAGGGACAGGCCTGCTTTATCTGAACACTGATCAGCAAGTAGTGTCGCAAATGCTTGGAGGAAGTCAGGAGTTTGGCTTGAGAAGCGGAACAGTTCATACAGCTGGTGCCGTCGCGTTGGCTAAAGCGATGAGACTGGCCTCTGAACAATTAGAGGAGCATCGGAAACATCTAATAGAAGGAAGAGACTTATTAAGGAATTTTTTTGAAACGCGTGAGGAAGCGGAGGTCGTTTCGGCCAATGACCAGGCACCGCATATTCTCGCTGTTTCAGTGCCGCTTTTAAAAGGCGAGGTTGTTGTTCATGCTCTTGAGAAAATGGGTGTTTATTTATCAACATCAAGTGCGTGCTCATCGAGGATAACGAAAAAGAGCCACGTTTTAAAAGCGCTCGGATTGAGCGATGACGTGATTAAAGGTGCTTTCCGCATTAGTCTCTCACCCGATGTATCCCTTAATGATCTTGAAGAGTTTAAAAAGATATGGGAAGAAGTCATTCCTCCCTTATTAGAAGGAGTGAAAAGAAATGAACGCTGA
- the thiI gene encoding tRNA uracil 4-sulfurtransferase ThiI: MNAERILIRYGEISTKGKNRNRFISQLENNIKNTLSDLKPVRFDSGRDRMHIELADASETEVVISRLKPVFGIQSFSPVVKASKDLDDVKQKAVDLVKAVRGKGDLFKVKARRADKKYPLDTNELNLEIGSHVLRNVDGLTVEMKKPDIELVVEVREEAVYLSAETIQGAGGMPIGTGNKASLMLSGGLDSPVAGYQMMKRGVEIEAIHFFSPPFTSEKAKEKVKELTAILSGFSGSIKLHIVPFTKIQQTIHQQVPENYTMTSTRRMMLRIADEIRKKTGSRAIITGESLGQVASQTLESMEAINAVSSTPILRPLIAADKTEIIDIAKEIGTYETSILPYEDCCTIFTPAAPKTKPKLEKVEFYESFVDFDALIQEAVEQTESVKLTVGYRAQEQKFEELF, from the coding sequence ATGAACGCTGAACGAATTCTGATCCGGTACGGTGAGATTTCGACTAAAGGAAAAAACCGTAACCGTTTTATCTCACAGCTGGAGAATAATATAAAAAATACATTGTCAGATTTAAAACCGGTCCGCTTTGATTCAGGCAGGGACCGCATGCATATTGAGCTTGCTGATGCATCAGAAACGGAAGTGGTGATCTCAAGATTGAAGCCCGTTTTCGGTATTCAATCATTCAGTCCTGTGGTTAAGGCATCAAAAGACCTCGATGACGTAAAGCAAAAAGCAGTTGATCTTGTGAAAGCAGTAAGAGGTAAAGGCGATCTTTTCAAAGTGAAAGCGAGAAGAGCTGATAAAAAATATCCACTCGATACAAATGAACTGAATCTTGAAATCGGATCTCACGTTTTAAGAAATGTGGACGGGTTAACAGTTGAAATGAAAAAACCTGATATTGAGCTGGTTGTTGAGGTAAGGGAGGAAGCGGTTTACCTGTCTGCTGAAACCATTCAGGGTGCCGGTGGAATGCCGATCGGCACAGGGAATAAGGCCAGCCTGATGCTGTCTGGCGGACTCGACAGCCCGGTTGCAGGTTACCAGATGATGAAACGCGGTGTGGAAATTGAAGCGATTCATTTTTTCAGCCCCCCATTTACAAGCGAAAAAGCGAAGGAAAAAGTGAAAGAGCTGACCGCAATCTTATCAGGATTTTCAGGCTCAATTAAATTGCATATTGTGCCGTTTACGAAAATTCAGCAGACCATCCATCAGCAGGTTCCGGAAAACTATACGATGACCTCTACGCGAAGAATGATGCTTCGCATTGCAGATGAGATCCGTAAGAAAACTGGCTCGCGTGCCATCATTACCGGGGAAAGTCTCGGCCAGGTGGCCAGCCAGACGTTAGAAAGTATGGAAGCGATCAATGCGGTCAGCAGCACGCCGATCCTCCGTCCGTTAATTGCAGCTGATAAAACGGAGATCATCGACATTGCCAAAGAGATTGGCACATACGAAACGTCGATTCTGCCTTATGAAGACTGCTGTACGATCTTTACACCTGCTGCACCGAAAACAAAACCGAAGCTTGAAAAAGTTGAGTTTTATGAAAGCTTTGTTGATTTTGATGCTTTAATTCAAGAGGCCGTTGAGCAGACTGAGTCAGTGAAATTGACGGTCGGTTACCGTGCACAGGAACAAAAGTTTGAGGAGCTTTTTTAA
- a CDS encoding alpha/beta-type small acid-soluble spore protein, whose translation MANRSSNQLLVPGVEQALDQMKYEIATEFGVQLGADSTARANGSVGGEITKRLVQMAEQQLNGYSK comes from the coding sequence ATGGCAAACAGAAGCTCAAACCAACTTCTTGTTCCAGGTGTAGAACAAGCATTGGATCAAATGAAATACGAAATCGCTACTGAGTTTGGCGTTCAGCTTGGAGCTGATTCAACAGCTCGCGCTAACGGTTCAGTAGGAGGAGAAATCACAAAGCGTCTTGTTCAGATGGCTGAACAACAGCTTAACGGTTACTCTAAATAA